GTAATCCAGCGTATGAAAAATGTAATTGACACTGAATTTTTGCTGAAAGTTGGGAGTTTCTTCTGTTATGTTAAGGAGAATTGACACTGAATCTCGATTTTTCTGTTGGTAAATTTCATCTAGTGATGTTGATTGATTAGTACGTATCAAACTTGATATCAAAATGTCTTTGCTCAAATGAGCTTCTTGTGTACAATCAGCAAAAGCTCAATTGTAATGCAAGATCAATGAGCGCAACTAAGTTGAAAGCTAGTGTCACCAGCATACGTGCATAGACTGCAATATTTAGACTGCAACTACATTGGAATAGTGAGATTGTTGTTAGAATAACTGAAATCCATGTGGTGCCCTTCGCACATGCAGGTTCACTATCTTCAGTCTTTCTACCTTGCACCTCTGACGTCCTACCCCCTCTTCAGCACCTTTGAATTTTCTTGAGCCTAATATTTGAATGTCAAGTCACTAAGTATGATTTTGGCAGGAGGAGGAGGTGAAggaggaaggggaggaggaggtggagaaggaggaagatgaggaggaggaggaggaggaggaggtggtggtggagcaggaggaattggaggaggacggcgacgatgatcCGGATAAGAAGATATACGCGATCTACTTGAGCCACGTGGCAGAAACCCCCAAAAACAAAATAGTGTGTCTAATGTGCTTTCTTGAAGATGGCGAGCCAAAGCCAATATTAAAATCACAGGTACGTCTTTACTTTCTGTTATATTTTTGCAAACCTTTGACATCAGCGACATTGCCTGAATTTAACTATGGATGTACTACTGTTTGTTTGCTCACAACTTTcaggtcgaaaaacattgcaataatCGTCATAAGACCTTAGGTATCAAGTGTCAGAAAGCTGGTTGTATGGTTAGAGCTAGGTTCAAGGGAGATATTGGCAGACATCACAAGTATTGTCATGATCTTAAGGCCGGTAAGAAAATATATAAATAGAATAACTGGAATAACACTGTGGAACATTACAAAATAATATTGTGTTTGATTTCAGGCTGGTGGAAGAAGGCCCCAAGACCTGATAGAGCTTAGCGCGATGCAGTCCAAGAAAAAGGTGGAGCCATGTTTGAAAGACATGAGGAATTTTCTTTAGTCGGTTATTGTCCTGAATGTGTATATAAACAACATTGTGATGTTTTGTAAATTGCTACGTGGAAGCAATGCGAGTTTGTTGCTAGATTTTCAGTTTGTTAATGTTCTGGACATAAAGCTTTCCTGATTTGTCAGAATGTGAGTCTTAACCTTCTGTGTGAAAAGTTTGAGTGCAATTTTTAGCTGGATGTAGAAGCTTCACTGTGAGTTAATTGGCATTGTTCTTCTGAACACGTGTTTCGTGATGGTACAGTTTCAAGCTTTGAGTGGCCAATTTAACTTGTTCTGAACATAGACGTTTCATCCATGATGCTACAGCTCGTTTCAAATTTGCCAAAATTCCCATCATTCGAAATTCATTTAAGGTTTCCATTTTAATTCAAATACTGTATTAGTGTACTGATGTGTCCAAATGTTCAACTTCTACCATCATATTTCGCAAAGAACATTTAACTCAAATTCTGAGAGCTGTGGTGTAAATTCTAAGATGGAACTCGTTGAAAGATGCCAGTTTTGCTGGAAACTAGGTTTACAATGCCAAAACTTACACCAATGAGCAATCTGAAAAAAGACAGGTAACTGTTCTCTTTGATTTATTGAAGTTCtatctatatcaatataaaaagatccaaaggggcagatccaaaccatctggaccgtcaaatcatgttatctagcggttcaaatcACTTCAATGTTGAGCATCAAACACGTTTAACGCTTTAATTACCCACCACTGTCATTGGTTATAAACACGTTTTGACTCCACGCTATCCCATGAAATCTgccatgtaattaatatcctaccattTCCGCAAAAACagtaattgatatcttaccaaataccaacatgcaacaaaaatatatatatatatatatatatatatatatatatatatatatatatatatatataatatatatcttacctaatataacgtgcaactaatatcctacctaatataaacgtgcattgcacgtacattattactagtGGTACTAAGTTATCATCCTGGTAAACCAAAGCTACGGTTAACAAGCTCTATGGACCCAAAGGAGAAAAATACAGGAAATCATGTTTCACGCATATGGTCTGTCCAGCTGGACCAAAGCTAGGGTTTTCTCCGAGTCGAGAGCTCCAGGATCACAACAACTCTTACTCCATCCAGAAAAAGACAAGCTATCATCAGCAGAAACAACAAAGAAGATGAATCAGTACTCAGGAATCACACTGTCGCCTAGCTTGTTATATCAAAAATGACATTCTTTCAGCAAAACTCAGTGAGGTAGCTCCTGCTGGTATCCTTTCAATCCCTGTCATCCTCAGGCTTGCATGGTGATTGAGTGCGCGCTGGTCGATGACCTCTGAATTTGCATCATAAATCAAGCATTGTTGTGGCAGTCTACATGCTCTCGCTGATTTCAAGTAcaattaacacaagtcaagcattgCTGGCACTTCCTCAGCGTTGCTCTGCATATATTTTCTTCCATACTTCGTCATTTTTCTGAGAAAACACCGCAGAGAAGAAAAACTAGGATGTGCAATAGTATATTGCTCCCAAATCTTGCTGCAAGGAGCTGCTTCAGCATATGCAGGTCATGAAGATGCAAATCCCTTATGGACATTAGCAATCTGGAAACAACTTGCTGCCTCTAGCCCACCAAAATCTTCTTAAAGATCAAATAAATGATTTACATTGGTTTTACTTCAAAGAATACAGTTACTGGATAATAATTATTCATCCAGAGTGTTAGAAGCATGTACAAGGGTAAAAATAAAATCAGCAAATAAACTGTAGCAATGGAGTTATCCCAATTATAGCTATTTCTATAGTGGCGCCATATCTAGTTCAGTGGGCTAGCACATCtgaaaaataatactccctccgtcctataatataagagtgttttttacactagtgtagtgtcaaaaacactcttatattatgggacagagggagtagaaaactgTCACAATATCAACAAAATCATTAGCGTGCCACATAAATGTACCTCACATTTATCCACTTGTTCCAAGATTTTTTGCTTgaaactattattattattattttctttatagaaAATTATTGGAACGACATACAACGAGGTACAAAGATTGATATATCAATATAAAGGAAGCATCTTCTGGCTAATCATGTGATGCTAAATGTATCTTCCGGGGATTTGGTATAAACCACACAGGGGCTGGCATGTTGGACCAAAGCTGAGGTGATACAATTCTTTCAACATAGCAATTTCCAAGGTTGAGAACTCCAATATCACGCTGACTCTTCATGCTTCCAAAATGATGATAGGCATCATCCTCATCAGTAAAATAGGCATGATTGGACTTTAACTGTGGATATTCATCGGCACTCAAACAAAATGATTGATTATGCCCAAGAAACATCACACTGTCACATGAGCTAGTTATGTCTTCAAGTTTTGTTGCAGCAAAATCCACTTTAAATACGTCAAACTTGTCGGTGAAGACCACATGAGAGTCAGAGCCTAACTCAGATTCCAAAACATCGTCATCCTCCCTATCCTCAGGTTTCAGCCTCGACAGATCTGTCGCATCATCAAGCTTGTGTTCCGAAATGTACTCATCCTCCCCATCCTCAAGCCCATGTTCTGAAACATCCTCATCGTCCCAACCCAAACAGTTTCTTGACTTCCAAACTTGCAACAAATCACCGCATGGAGCTTGAGCAATGTACATGTAGTTGCAGTCCTCGATCCAAGCCTTCATTCTCCCCAGAACGATATTTTGTGTTACTACAGGTGCACTGAGATCAAACGTACGGACTTCTCCGCGTGAATCCAATGCAAAGAGCAGGCCATCCTTAAAGAAACAATCTGCATAATTAACTTGTGGTGGCAACCAAGTCCATCTATCATCCCCTGCTCTTGCAAATGAAAGTTGTGACTGCGGATTATGCTTGAGTACCACATAATAATCTCCAGTCGATGGATCAGACGACAAAAATGCCTTCTCAAAGAGGTAGTCCCGCAGCTCGCCAAGCGAAAAGACCGAGGGCGTAGGGAAGTCGACTAGGCGTGGAGTGCCGGTGTACCATGAGTACTGATACTTGTGAAGAGCACCGGCATCATCAAAGATGGGCTTCACCTGCTCAATGGTGGTGACGGAAGGCAGGGCGATCTGGTCACCGGTGATGGGGTTGAGGAGGTGCAGCTCGGACCTATCGTCGGCGGTGATGATCCAACCATGGTTGGAGCCGATCACATACCTGGTGCGAATAGGTGGGTCTGGAAGAGCCAATGTGTAGGATTTGTTCTCCACGAGGCTGAAGAGGCCTGCGGCACTCTCACCGGCAGATTCAGAGGTGTATAGGAGGCACGGTGTCTGTGTCTGCCTGAAGAGCCCAAGATTGCAGAGCCTGGCGCAGGCGGAACGCCATGATGAGCAGACGGAGCCTGCCCGGACGAGGTCGGGGGTCTCAAGGCTGGCGAATATGCACATCAGGATGTCCTCCGGCAGCTCCGGCGGTGTCGGCAGCTCCAGGATCTGGGGCTCGCTGGGTATCAGACGGTGAACGGCGAGGAATTCGGCAAGCCTCTGTCCGTACGTTGTCAGCACACCAGACAAGGCCAAACACCTGGATATGCTGCTACCCACGACGGGAATTCCAGACGGCGACATGAAGAAGCAGAGCTCTCGCTGTATGCCTCCCCAATCTCCCTCTCCCCTGTGCTTGATGATCTCTCTCGTAGATGCAGAAGCAACAGAGGGCAGGCAGGGGTAGGCTGCTGTATGATACTTATAGAACGCCAACCGAGGCCTCCTTGCTCGTAGGTGAAGCAGATCCGACCCGGGATCGGGACGGATGTCGCCGGAATTTGATTTCCTGAATTAGAAAACAAGACGCGGTCAGGAAAAGATCGGGATTTTCTGTTATTTGCTGGATGGAGGAACGAGCTTCCACAAATTCCGAGTTCCCCTCCGTTTCGTTCTACGACTGTAGCCCGGCAATGGCGAGAGGCGGAGAGTGCTAACCGGCGGAAGGCGGAAGGCGGCAGGAAGCCCGAGGAGATTGGCTGGggtatggagaggaggaggaggagcggcagcAGCAGCCACGCCGTCGCGTCTCACGGGGGAAGTGTTTCGCGGTGAGGGTCTGTGGGAGCCAGCCGGAGgatccgcgtcgccgccgccgccccggcggtGGAGGACAGCTTAAGCATCTCTAGCCCTTTCATAAAACTTAGTTTCTAGAACCTCCTTCCAAAACTTAACTTTTTAAATTTCTCTCTCGAAATAGGCTTTGGCCCCGCAACTTCTAAAATTTTGAGGGTCTAAATTATCTTCACTTGGCCCTTTGCCTAAAACTTAATTCCctacattttcttttctttctttgctaTTTCTTCCTCCTTTTTTGCATACAAACCCAAGTTCAACTATATTTGCTCAACGTATTAATTCAAAACTTGATATTTCTAATGCACATATTTCATCATTATTTTTAATTCTGTGTTTTTAAATTTAAATATGAAAAGTCAAATACAACGTAAGCATTAAGTAATAACTGACCGGGGGCGGCGACGCCGACGGCGTGCTTTCTGCAGCGCGAAGGCAGGAGCTTTACGAGCATCTGAGGgcccggccgggcctgtgggcccACGGGCCTAGTATGCTCCTGCTATTGCGTCTGGTCGGTTACCGTCGTTGACGGTGGAGGTTGGGCCCTCCCGCGTTTCGACGGTGTTGCTGCGCCTAGTCCCAGCTCCTCTTCTGCGTTGTGCAGGCCCCcacttcgcggtgccgtggtgagacggcgtgggaagCTTCAAGACCgtgttggcgcagggtggtggACGGTTTGGTGGCGAGCTCCGGAGTGCCTGAGGTGAGGTTGGGTTCAAGAGAAATCCCTGTCGGCGTGGCCGACTCCGACGCGATGGCGCCTGAGGGTGCCGATGGACCTTCCTGGAGGGCCTCAGGGGCTACCCTTCCTTTCTCCTCGTCACGTACCGGGGGGAACCCTTGGCATCAGCGTCGTCATTGTTgtgtcccttcttggaggtgttgattggtaccggcgCTTCGGAGTCTAGGAACTTGGTGGGAAATCTTCATTGGGCGCAATGGTCGCGAGGCTTCTTtgtttttgttgatccgccgttgccggcatttgtttcttttaaaTTTTCTCTTTCGCTCCTTTTGGGCGTGACTGtgttgcttccgccccagcacctatcgttggttgtatcggtgttggttgctttgtaacacaaagcgggggggggggggcttttttcGAAAAAAGAATCAAGAACTACAAATTTGCCACGAGTGATCAACAAGATCATCTTCGAGTTGGTGATGAGCTTCCCGATTCTGCGATGTGCAACGCGGAATCTCCAGATCATGTTTGATTGATGTTTCAGCTCCACATGTGCAGCATTGTAGTCAAAGTTAGATCCCTCCGGTTAGCCTCTCTCGTCCTTACTAATTATGTTGCGCAAGATGACACATGTTGTCAATGATCAGTCATAGTATCTTTGGGTTCCAATACTCAAAAAGGCCATGAAAAATCATGAAGCAAGCTTGAAGCACCCCAAAAGTTGTTGACATAATTTCTCATGGATTCTTAGCACATTGCAAAGTGAGAGTTCTTGTTACCTTATGGACGTTGAATTGTCTTCACACATGTGGTCCATTGAGGATAGGTGTCATATGCAAGGTGTAGCACACGTTGTATCCATGGCCATAGGCAACATAGTTACAATGTGGAGCTTGGCAGGCATAAAGCGTTCCAAGTAGGAGAGATCTATGCAGAACATTTAGGTAATTGTGCAAGCCATGCATTTGTAACACCCCGATTTTCGCTCCTCGATTTTTTTTCCTTTGCGGGATTTGGCACCCATCTTTTTTGAAGTTAATTGGCTTTTCTCTAGATCTTTGTTGGATGATGGTAATAAATTAGCAACTCTTCTCCTCAATCCTAGAGACATTTCCATCAAAGCTACTTTCATAACTATTCGGTTCAGTAGTAGTAGCGGTTGATATACCCTAAGTGAGTCAGTCCTCATCTCAAGGACATGCGAGGGCCTCAGGTCGGAGCAACCCCTATTCTTGATGATTGCTTTGACATTTGTAATAATGTTGGCCATGTTATATTTGAGCATTGTGCATGAGAGACGAATCGTGTGGCTCGTGGACTAGCTAGTAGGACTAGGGTTGAACATCCAGATGTGTGCATGAAGAACGCTCCCTCTTCCATTCATAGTCTTATTGTGGTTGATGTATCTAGTTTTTAGATGAAATAAAGAAAGCTATAATGGCATTTCCCGAACAAAAAGTGGGGGATAAGTCGGTGAGCCCAAAGGAACTACAACAAAAAACAATGAGGGTCGCAATTGAGAGAGAATCGAGGCAAGGGATATGTCTGAAGGCACCAGAGGACAATGGAGGCCAAGATCGGTCTCGAATACACCACGCACATCAGCAAACCATAGAACATCATTGCGAGGCAGTGGAGGTGCCCGTTCATCGACCAACTTGAGGAGTTCGACAGCTGGTAACCTTATTGAGATCATAAGTGTCCCGTCAACTACGAGGCGACGGTGATGACTTCATCAATCTCTAGATTTGCTAGTTCAGCCTCTCATAAGAGTCCCATTGGTGGCCTTGTCCGTCATGACCATCGTTGGGACTCTTTTAAGAGACTGACAAAAGCGGAAAGCAAGTTGGTCCTTGTGTCAAAAGCTTCGGCACCGTCATGGCCACCGCTGTGACTCTGACAAAGGCTGAAAGCACATTGGCACTTGCGTCAAAAGCCTCGATGGTGGCCATGACCTgggcaacccccccccccacacacacacacaccgcaccCAGCTCATGGGCGTCCTGGCAGTGGATGTCAATGTCAATCATAGGAGCATGAGACGATGACTGACTTAGGGTGgtcgtgttggggaacatagcatgcaatttcaaaaaaaatcgtacgatcacgcaagatctatctaggagatgcatagcaacgagaggggagagtgtgtccacgtaccctcatagaccgaaagtggaagcgttaggttaacgcggttgatgtagtcgaacatcttcacgatacaaccgatccaagtaccgaacgtacggcacctccgtgttcagcacacgttcagcacgatgatttccctcgagctcttgatccagtagagggtcgagggagagtttcatcagcacaacggcatggtgatggtattgatgatgtgatccacgcagggcttcgcctaagcactatgacaatatgaccgagatggtaaactatggaggggggcaccgcacacggctaaggaacaattgatgtgcctctggggtgccccctgcccctgtatatgaaGGAGGAGGGGAGGCTATATTAGGCCATACGGtaatagaggaggcaggccaaacggaaggaggcgcgcgcccccccataggtccgaattggactaggggaaagggccccccttgccctttcctaccccctctctctctttccctattTCTTCTCTCCTACcccggaaaggaaaaggggaatcctactaggacttgggagtcctagtaggactccccacacttggtgcaccccctctagggccggcctcctcctcctc
This portion of the Triticum dicoccoides isolate Atlit2015 ecotype Zavitan chromosome 7A, WEW_v2.0, whole genome shotgun sequence genome encodes:
- the LOC119334658 gene encoding uncharacterized protein LOC119334658, encoding MSPSGIPVVGSSISRCLALSGVLTTYGQRLAEFLAVHRLIPSEPQILELPTPPELPEDILMCIFASLETPDLVRAGSVCSSWRSACARLCNLGLFRQTQTPCLLYTSESAGESAAGLFSLVENKSYTLALPDPPIRTRYVIGSNHGWIITADDRSELHLLNPITGDQIALPSVTTIEQVKPIFDDAGALHKYQYSWYTGTPRLVDFPTPSVFSLGELRDYLFEKAFLSSDPSTGDYYVVLKHNPQSQLSFARAGDDRWTWLPPQVNYADCFFKDGLLFALDSRGEVRTFDLSAPVVTQNIVLGRMKAWIEDCNYMYIAQAPCGDLLQVWKSRNCLGWDDEDVSEHGLEDGEDEYISEHKLDDATDLSRLKPEDREDDDVLESELGSDSHVVFTDKFDVFKVDFAATKLEDITSSCDSVMFLGHNQSFCLSADEYPQLKSNHAYFTDEDDAYHHFGSMKSQRDIGVLNLGNCYVERIVSPQLWSNMPAPVWFIPNPRKIHLASHD